In Argiope bruennichi chromosome X1, qqArgBrue1.1, whole genome shotgun sequence, the genomic stretch tttgaatttaatggaaatttatttacaatattagaagaatattttaaaaacctatcCGTTTCCATCTTTAAAAGAGTTGAAATTAGCTCATCTACGCACCTATTGAATTTACGctcaaaatatacagtttttaactGATTATGAAACGATTCACACTAAATATTTGTATTGGTATCACTATGAGGAAACTGCCTATAGCAGGTAGTCCATAATGCTTTTctagcagaataatttttttacaaaataatcaacaaaattttggcattcatttaaatatttactaatgaaaattgaaactttattttcaaaatcctctAGAGACATtccattcattatatttaataattcatacgaAGACATTTATCATGGACTTTAACAGTCAACTGCTTTTTCCAAGTACGGTATACATGCCACTGACGCAATAGATGCTTGATATCGGgaccaaatacagaattaaaagcattaaaagtaaAACCATCATCATCAGTCATGACTGTATTCACTTTCAAATTAGGAATTCGACAAtgtaaactagaaaataaagcCACCAATGTACGAAAATctaaatcatttgtaataaaatgcgcAACAGGATATCCCTGACCATACTCATCTTGCACAtgcaatgaaagaagaaaaaaatcatactgGTTTGTGCCATGGGTAGCATCACTGCAAAGGATTTTATGGGAGTGTTTCATAAGCATGTCTTTTTGAGCTTCAATTTGAAAAcctaatgcaaaagaattttcacGATTTGGTAAGCTATCCAAATAAGAAGGTCCAAAAATAGTATCTgacttttgtaatttgaaaattaaaatgggattatatttttcattttttaatttctcaacaGTACAGAAAACCGACATGGCATCATTAATCAGCTTTACTGTATTACGTAGATGCCTTGAATAAGACTGTATAGTCTTCTGAGAAATAAGAACTTTTATTcagcagaaatttcttttatctcaaCAGCCTGCATCACCACGAATTAAgcttattattttcgaaataggAAATGATAGCAATAAATAATCCTTGTGAGAGTTATTAATGTCCAATACAATACAGTTACTTTTAACTGGTAAACGTGATACAGTTTGAACCTCAGATATACAGCAACGCTTTAAATGATAGCTAAAAGAGGATTTAAAAGAGTAagactttaaacataatttacaaattctaggatatgtatttttaactttgaaggattttcaaatttttgacaaacATCTGAAACTGAAGATGTTAAATTAACATCTCTACTTGCTTGTAGATCCTTTGCAGGTTTTGCCACCGATTCTGTCAGACATGCATTTGTTTCCAAAACCCTACTGTAATTTTTTCCAGATTGGGATAAGAAAACACGAGTTTTTGATTTGCTGCATTGatttaaatggtttgaaaaagAAGATTTAGAGGAATAGGACTTCAAACATATTTCACGTAGTTTAGGATAACAGTCTTGAGCAGGTTGCaggcatttaaatttcttcaggtAATTTGAAAATGAGGACCGTGTAGAATATGTTTTCCCACAATAAACACAGTTTTTTAGAATAGGAACAATTTCGAGGGCCTCCACcatttatttcatgcaatatgTTATAATTAGTTGACAAAACTGAAACTTTATTTGATGTGGGAATactactaaaaacattttcactaaaCTGATAGAATGGAATGCATGGGTTCACAGAAAGTACAAATTCAGTATTACCTTTAGAAGATGGCAGAGAAGAAATATCTTCCGTGAGCAGAGCAGCTGACTGCTGCATGGGTGTAGAAATTAGCCGAGCAGGTTGCACTGGCCcggcagactcttgctttggcctagAAACTGGCCTGGTAGGTTGCACGTGCCGAGAAACTGGCCTGGCTGGTCCTTGCTTTGGCCAAGCAGAAGAAACAAATGCTGTGGGAAAAGATGACAATAGAGGAAACTCTGAATCATCAAAAGAAAAACCAGAGTTGGAAGACCGAGTCTTTACAAtctgtgaaaataaaacaaaaaccaattataaattatcgACTTCAGGCTTGCATGAATCTTTAAACTCATTGcaaaaaaaacacaacaaaaaCAATGTATTCATACATGCCTTTTTAGATGCTATATCAGCTGAAATGCATCCTGTTAAGGATTCAAGAAAACAACCTACAAGCAGCTTATTACcccatttatttaaatgcaagcCATCTCTTGCAAGATAATTTTTCTAAGATGGCTGGTAAGAACTGCAAAAGAGAAACGTTTGGTAATAACATAGTTCTTTGAGTGCACAGTTTATGGCTCAAATCTTATAGTTTAGTGTCTGTAAATGATACTGATTACTTATACTCCTTTCTGTAGAAATCAAAATGTGGCCAAAGCTCTATACTTTTTAAGTATTACTTCAATAGTATCCAAAGATGCATTATTTGTGCCAACATGCACTAAGACCCAGTCATAATTTTTGTGTAcagaaatattattaactaatcTTTCAATAGTTGCACCAGGATAAGAAACAATGTCCAAATGAAAGTCAAGTGATTCAACAGATATATACTTATTCAAGTATTTGATCATGGAATCGCTAATAAAAAGAGCCCTCATTGTAAAACAGTGAGataaaatggaattctttcaaaagcTAGTAATAGTAACAAAACTCTGTACAAACTGCCAAAAAAGCACaaagcaaaacagaaaaaatatatatattcaatacacAGAAGATGTTCCAAGATTTTTATTAGATaccacaaataaatttaaaactatcaagTTCAATATaccactgaataaatagaaaattgaaataatatacaaattaaatacaaaaagtatGAACTTATCGTTTGATTTTCAATTACAATGTAGAGAAATATCGTGCACTTTTATGAATTAATGTCTGAATTAAGATCTTATATGGTGCTGTTTTGTATATTTCAATTACAACTATCAACTAgagtaaaaaggaatttttgaaaatcattactttttaacaaaaaatatatacttcggTGTTGTGTATGAATTGGGAATTGCCTTAATGGCATACAGTAGCTggacatctatacttataataaagttcaatgtgtgtgtgtgttggcgctctaaaggccaggtcatttgacatacagctaccaaatttggtacatgtataccttagaggtcgggaatgtgcacatggggtctatttttgaatttttaattagaattttaattattaattaaaagctaacttttccgacaaaaaaatattcattttccccaccgccaaatgagtaaggcttcagttttttccccccaacagtaatgaggctaggcttgagatttttcggcggattatttcaaacgattctgtttattttcttaatgttttatgcatttaaaattaaacattgttaattaatccgtttcagattcattctgaagtacttttgaattaaaataacacagaataaaggaaattaaaaatgtataatctgcatagcattaccccaactagcgtagaaaaattcacgcatttgagttacccaactggcgaagaaaattcacgcatgcgcattgttctgattgttgtcatgacaaccactatcaaaggattatttaaattatttttaggttagttgcatgcttttgtaagtaaaccgtatttatgttagttatatatttttttgtatatgcttacagttttaagtacatcattttttaagtagtttttttaaacctgctttcgaccgattattttaaaagattcattttattttcttagtgtttgatgcatttaaaattaaacattgttaatgaatcgatctgttcatgatgaatctgagaaaattttgttgacaaattcttgagatattacataaattaagaaagatattctttagtgctcataaagtttaaacgctcagtgactctgttatcagcaatcatattataaaaaaatgctctgtttcagtaaaaaatattattatattaattgcagattaattctttccattttaatttaaagcataaattctaagagagttagcagaaaattagagagatacatatgacgttatgactgaaggcctttataatattatgagtgaattatatgactatcaaaatttaaaatttaatatattttgatgaagaatctattaaaattggaattgcgtaaaacatttaattataaaaatttaaacgaacattaagattggcgaaccgactggtcgccaaaggcggctagtagtcaATAAACTAAAGTGATATTTTTGGCGATTActtgctattattatttagtaCAAGTACACATACTTTGGTAAAAGTTATAATGGATGCCTTTTTAATAATACAGCATATTCTAATTTATGAGATGCACATCAAACAAAAGAACTGTCAAATTAACAAAATCttcgaaataataaatgaattttaatttaaaaaaactgatgttTACTGCACAAAATatgcagatttaattttaaaaaattatatttcatgaataaaatattgcacaTTATAAATCAGCATTTAAGCAGTAATTTACTTTATGGTCTGGCAAGATAAATGGCATCCggttagtaaattaattaatcactATAATAGGCAAATTCATCATAATTTCTTAGGATAGCAAATTATGCCTTTAATCATTCCGGCAGtacatataataaagaaatatttgaattgcatCAATGTAATAATCCATCCCAGCTAATtagcaaattataaaatctttaaatataatataaaatattatatacatcaaTATACGAGATCAATAACTAATgcgaatttgattattttatttagtactcAAAAGTTTTACGAACATCCATTTTCTGCcgtcaataaaaaaataagtgctttttcaccaaatttttagtacattttatgaaaaatatgaaatttaaaaatatttaccctCTAAAATTCGAAAGCATATCATGGCTAACGATAAgcgattatttattaatacatatacaatagtcaaaataaacataaaaattatactttattcgTACTGAaggtcaaaaattttttaaaaaagggtcgGTATTCATCTCAAAACTGCCAGCATAATCAGTCATTCCTCAGCGGATCAGGACCCACAGTTAAGAAGCACCGTTATTCAACAACTTTTGTTTCAGTAACTGAAAATCAAATGGCAACACTCCCGTTTCTTCATTTCCACAGAAGTTGAATTCGACATTTGAGAAGTTACCATTGATTTGAAACAACTGCCTTGAagttaataaataagcaaaaatggataatgaaaatatttacggTGGAGATATTCCATCGATTAGTGAACTTTTACAAGTTGTAGGCCATCAATTAACCCGCCGTGACATCATCATTCGTGTGGTTGCATTCGCTACGGGATTTTTTGGAGGATGGATTCTTTAGTaagtataaaactgaaatatcCAAGTCATTTATATTTCACAGAAAACTTATGTgcacataaatacatatattatgcATGAAAAGTACCaactataaattcaatttttactccAAAAGCTATTGTTGAAAGCAAAGTGTCATTCTATTTAACAAATCTCAGTTAAAGcatgaattattacaaatttgcaaATAGCTATatcatataagatttttttattcattatactaCAAATTGAAAACGAAACAGAATCAAACAACGATAACCACATAAGGTTGGAGTACTGAAATGGCAACTTATTTAGCCACCATGTTAACAATTGTCAACTGTAAAAGGGGCaacattcttataaatataacgTGACATTCGCGATAactccatttttatatttaaaaagcgcATTCGGAATcttaagtttaataaattcatCCATATATTGCCTCTTCTTTCCTTTTCTGTGTAAATCTCAAAGCAaagattttttgtaagaaaatagaGGTGACAGACagcatgaataatttttttttttttttttttttttttaagttctttctcCTCTCTTTGCAGTTATGTTGGGAAAACGTTTCTTTTGGAAGGAAACCAATGATGGATGAAGAAAACACAGCTGACCAGGACTTCAAAAATTGtgtcaaaattaatatcaatacaaaattacttcaaaattgtcttcagaaaatatttttcttttgtttccgtTATCTGTTCATGTATGAATCTACAATATCTTTAACAGCTgtggttaaataaaaataagtcccAAAATTtgctgtctgtcttgttatagtACTGTTGTGCATTTTTTTAGTATACATTAAGTATTGGTTTTAGATGTCTGACACATGAAAAACTTCACAAATAATagcaatatcaaattttataatacttttcacAGATGTTTACACATCaaagtttgtaaattatttttgtgcaaaactATAAACTTATATAAACAACCTAATTCTGTAGAAAAAAATCAGTGTGCCATTAAAATGACTTTACATAGTCTGAtaggaaaattaaagaaaaatatcaattaatatataaattttttgaagaattgtaTATCCTACATGTAATTCgttctaaactatttttaaattcgggtaaaaaatttaatttatttagaatttttaaaataccaaattgtcttctttttactaatttttgaagCACTAAACAAAACATAGTAAAATTAATGCTGTTAGAGTTTGGAGTGActtgaagaaaattttgcatgaaacaaataaaactaataaatatttcttatttataaaactttttaatctatatattcaaagaataaatattgccAATTATATAGacaataaaaatgcagaaattactgcttaggcttttttttttttttttttttttttttttacatttgaaaaaacaaTGTCGTCATCTCTGGGCAAAAAGTGAAGTCATTATGTAGTTAAGTATGTAGCTTATAAAACACTATGTATGAAGACAAAGAGGAAATTTGTATTAACAAACATTTTGAGTATATGTGATCTAATCCAGGTGGGATGCAGAAACTGTTTGCccaaaattattctgtaataggtatttcaaatcaatttcactATTGAAATTAACCTTGAATAGTTTAAGGCAATAAACTATTCTTTTTCTcgacaatattaataaatttaatacattcttcttaaaaataaaattttttacacacaggatacattttaagaataattaattttaaatccaaatatggATTTCAAGGCGTATTTTTGTTAATAACTTTTTCGGTGTTCCTCACTATCTATTACAAAActatagttaagaaataaaaagaaaatccctTAAATGCAGAATAAATGGAGGAaactattatcatatttattcataaa encodes the following:
- the LOC129959563 gene encoding uncharacterized protein LOC129959563, whose amino-acid sequence is MRCTKMIVKTRSSNSGFSFDDSEFPLLSSFPTAFVSSAWPKQGPARPVSRHVQPTRPVSRPKQESAGPVQPARLISTPMQQSAALLTEDISSLPSSKVSQKI